CCGTGCGTCGGACGGCTCCGGTGCGCGCGGCGGCGGCGCTGATGGTGGCGCCGGCCGGGCCGGCGGCGCCGATGGTGCCGGCCGGGCCGAGATCCCGCGTCCCGCGTCCCCCCTGCCGTCGGCCGGCGAGGCGCCGCCCCCCGGTGGGCCGCCGTCGGGTGGTCCAACCCCGGGCGACCCGCCGGCGGGTGGCCTGACGCCCGGTGGTCCGCCGCCGGGCGGTCCACCGCACGGGCAGCAGCTCGGATGGCGGCCGGAGACCGGCCCGTCCACCGGCCAGGCCGGCTGGACCCCGCCGCCGGCGGGAGCGCCGAGTCTGCCCCACTGCTATCGGCATCCCGAGCGGGAGACCTACGTCACCTGCCAGCGGTGCGGGCGTCCCATCTGTCCGGACTGCATGCGTCCGGCGGCTGTGGGCTTCCACTGCCCGGAGGAATCCGGCGCCGGCGGCGGCGGGCGCACCGAGCGGCGCCGCGAGCCGCGGACGGATTTCGGGAGCCGGGCGGGAACCGGCCGGCGCGGGCTGGTCACCCAGATCCTGATCAGTCTGTGCCTGGTGGCGTTCGTCCTGCAGGGCCTGCCCGGGCTGGTGCGGAACTCCGGTTCCCTGAACCAGTTCAGCGCCGACTTCCGCCTGTACGGTGTGGCCCTCGCGTGGGATGACCAGTACTACCGGCTCCTCACCGCCGCCTTCCTACATGTCAACTACCTGCACGTCCTGGTGAACCTGTACGCGTTGTTCGTGCTCGGTTACCAGCTCGAGGCCATTCTCGGGCGGCTTCGCCTGGTGGCCCTGTTCGTCGCCTGCGCCGTCGGCGGGAACACACTGAGCTATCTGGTGAACGGCGCGTCCGTGAACTCGGTCGGGGCGTCCACCGCGATCTTCGGCTTCTTCGGCGCGTACTACGTGATCGCCCGGCGGCTGCGCGCCGACACGACGCAGATCCTCATCCTGATCGGGATCAACTTCGCGCTCACGTTCACCCTGTCCTTCATCGATCGCTGGGGCCACGTCGGAGGACTGGCCACGGGGGTGCTTGTCGGCCTGCTCTACGCCTACGTCCCACCACGTCGAACGGTCGTGCAGGCGGCCGGGGTGGTGGCGCTCGTCGGCCTGCTCCTCGCGGCGGCCGTCATCAAGAGCGCGGACCTGACCACCGCCTTCGCCTAGCGCCCCCGGTTCCGCCCGCCGGAGCCGGGTCGGGGCCTGGTGCGCGGAAGCGAGTTGGGTGAGCCGGGCTATGCGCTGGTGGGGCAACTCGTAACGGCTGGCTGGCCGGGGGTCGGGCTGGCCGGCAGCCGACGCACTGGTTTCAGCCCAGGCGGAGGCGGAGTTCCTCGAGGGCCTCGGCGATCTGTTCCGGGTCGACGCCCAGTGCGCGGCGGCTGAGTAGCACGGGCCCGTCGATGGTTTCGATCTCCAGGGTCCGCAGGTGGACGAGGCGCCGTCCGTGGGTGAGGGTTCCCGATCGCGCGCCGAGCACCGCGGCCCATGGCAGATGGCGCCGCCGCAGGCCCTCCACGTAGTCGATCCCGCCGAGACTGAGCCGCAGGGCCGGTCGGGACACCGCGTCGTTGATCGCGAGCGCCACCAGCCCCAGCCCGACCAGCCCGACCAGCAGCCGTCCCGCGCCGTCGAGGGAGGCGACCCGCCAGGCGAGATCCGCGACGGCGGCGACGGCGATCAGCGCCGCGCCGCCCGCGGCGTAGGCCACGCACCGCCAGATCGGCGGGGACCACGAGAGGTCGACCGGGGGCGTGCTCACCCGCCTCACCCAACCACAGGCGGCGCGGGCGTCCCGGCGCACTGGTTCGCCAGCTGGGCGAGCGTCGTCAGGGCGAGGTCCACGACCTCCAGCCGGTTCAGCCGCGCGGCCTGCCCCCGGATCGCCGCGACCGCGTCCGCGCCGAGCCTGGCCCGCAGCTGCTCCACCAGGGCGTGGACCCGCTCGGCATCCGCTCCGACCACGGCGGGGGAGTCCAGGTCCGCGTCGGCGGCCGTGGAGAGCAGCAGCGCCTCGGCATCCTTCCCCAACTGGGCGAACAGGTCCGCCACGTTGCGCAGTGTGGTCCACTGCTGCGGCCAGCTACCGGTGCGCAGCCACAGCCGGATCACCTCCGGGTAGTGGGCGGTCGCCGTTGCCAGGTCACCTGTCCGCACCGCGGATGAGGCGAGGGTGACCAGCGAGATCCCGACCGCGAAGGGGACACCGCCGGTGCGGGCCGCGGCCAGGGCGCGCTCGGCGTGCCGGCGT
This Parafrankia discariae DNA region includes the following protein-coding sequences:
- a CDS encoding rhomboid family intramembrane serine protease, whose translation is MTDSPAGDPTRASDGSGARGGGADGGAGRAGGADGAGRAEIPRPASPLPSAGEAPPPGGPPSGGPTPGDPPAGGLTPGGPPPGGPPHGQQLGWRPETGPSTGQAGWTPPPAGAPSLPHCYRHPERETYVTCQRCGRPICPDCMRPAAVGFHCPEESGAGGGGRTERRREPRTDFGSRAGTGRRGLVTQILISLCLVAFVLQGLPGLVRNSGSLNQFSADFRLYGVALAWDDQYYRLLTAAFLHVNYLHVLVNLYALFVLGYQLEAILGRLRLVALFVACAVGGNTLSYLVNGASVNSVGASTAIFGFFGAYYVIARRLRADTTQILILIGINFALTFTLSFIDRWGHVGGLATGVLVGLLYAYVPPRRTVVQAAGVVALVGLLLAAAVIKSADLTTAFA
- a CDS encoding PH domain-containing protein; protein product: MSTPPVDLSWSPPIWRCVAYAAGGAALIAVAAVADLAWRVASLDGAGRLLVGLVGLGLVALAINDAVSRPALRLSLGGIDYVEGLRRRHLPWAAVLGARSGTLTHGRRLVHLRTLEIETIDGPVLLSRRALGVDPEQIAEALEELRLRLG